GCATAGCCACGTCTCTGGTAGCACACAGGTTCTCCCAGTCTGGAAGGTGGGAGGCGTCTATAGCGATAGACGTCCAGCCATTTTTGACTATGTCACCGATCTGTTTAACGGCCTTGAGCACGTCGGGCTCTCCTTTTATGCCGTAATGATCGACGTGAAGGGCAAACACCGCACCGTGGCCGATCTCCGAAGAGGCCCGAACGGAGGCCTCCGAGAGGGTATCGAAGTTACTGCCACAGTAATTTGCCTCCGATTTGGCTATCTCTATGAGAACCGCCGCATCAAGTTTTTTTGCCGCTCGAAGGACTCCCTTTGCTGTCAGAGGGTGCCTAGCGTTGGCCGCTAGGGCGATGGCCCCTTTTTCCTTCATAGCACCGAACACATCTCTACCGCTTACCAAAGCGACATCCTCATTGCTCCATCTAGCCCTGACGTTAAGGGGACGCTTATCCAAAAAGACCTTATTCTTAGTCATGCAAAATCACTCCTTAGAAAGATGTGGATCACACCTGATGTTTACCTAGAACCATTGGACCACATATACTATTATAGCCTTGCAACCGTTTTAGGCAAACACCGCAAAGCTACATGATAGACGGACAATTAGGACAAAAAAATAAGGGCTTGCACATAAGGCCTTACCGTGTTATTATCTCTCCTGCGTTGAGGCAATGCCTCGACATCGCTGGGGAATCGTCCAACGGCAGGACGCCTGACTCTGGATCAGGTAATCGGGGTTCGAATCCCTGTTCCCCAGCCAAACGGTCCCTTCGTCTAGTGGCCTAGGACGCCGGGTTCTCAGCCCGGTAACAGGGGTTCGAATCCCCTAGGGACTGCCATGGGAGCAAAAGCCCCTCGCTTTTCAGCGAGGGGCTTTTTTTGTGTTACAGGGCTTCTTGAGAGGGCTCCACTATCCCTAAAAACCTCGAATAACCGACGTGCAAGACCCTCTGCAAAACGACCAAAATAGCCATTCCCAGAGGAATAAGGATCATCGGGCTTACCCTGAATAACCCATAGAGAACGTACATCATGAGCACCACCGCGGCTACGGTAAGAGCGTAGGGTAACTGGGTCGACACGTGGTCAATATGGTCCGCCCCGGAGAATATGGAGGACATTACGGTAGTGTCCGATATCGGCGAGCAGTGATCTCCGAAGATCGCTCCAGAGAGCACAACCCCAGCTATCGCCGACGAGGTCGAAGGATCACCGGTCATGTTATAGGCCAGAGGAATGGCTAAAGGGGTCATTATGGCCATGGTTCCCCATGAGGTCCCTGTGGCGAAGGCTATTATTATGGACAGTATAAAAACTATTACAGGCAGAGCTACAAAGGGAAGGGACGTGCCTATCTGCTGGATAATGTACTGCGCCAACCCCATCTCCTTGGTAATCGCACCTAAAGACCAGGCCATGACCAGGATGGAGGCGGTAAGGACCATGAGCTTGAAGCCGTCCATGAAGGTATCCATGGTCTCTTTGAAATCCATTATCCTGGTGACAAGCGCCATCAAGACCCCTGTGGACGCCATGGCGAAAGCACCCCATAGCAGGGCAATTGAGGCGTCGGAATTCTCCAGGGCGGTCATAAGGGTCGTTCCCTCTCGGCCGGTCCAGTAGAGCCCAAACAGTATAACCAAGAAAGCGGTCACGAGGGGAAGTACAAAGGTGATAACCATTGGCCTGGTGCTGATAGGCTCTCCAAGTTCGTTGCCTACGTCCAACATGGGCGTTGCTCCGTCTCGGGTGAATTTTCCCGTCGTCAAAGCCCTTACCTCAGCTTTCATCATAGGACCGTAGTCCTTTCTTGTATACATGAGGACGCCGACGAAGAACAGGGTAAAAATAGAATAAAGATTAAACGGGATCGTTTTCACGTAGGCCTCGACAGGGGTGATGGTGGTGATGCCGGCGATGTCCAGTCCCTGTTGGATCATTCCTATCTGGTAAGCTATCCAGTCGGAGATAAAAAGGGCGGCGGCAGGGGCAGCGGTGGAGTCCAGGACGTAGGAGAACTTTTCCGAGGATATTTTATACTCCTTGCAGACGTCTCGGAACACGTTTCCATCGACCGCAGCTACGAGACAGTCGTTTATGGATGTTCCCATGCCTAACCCCCAGGCACCAAGGCAGACCGATCTTCTCGTCTTGAACTTTTTCTTGGCCTGCTCGGCGAGAGCCAAACTCCCCCCCAGCCGCCATATGAAGGAGATGCCCACCCCCATGAACAGGGTAAACAGCAGCAACCTGGCGTTCCAGGGGTCTACGACGTTTTGGACGATGGTCTCCAGAGCGTATCCCACGCCGGAGAGGACGTTGCCGCCGGAGACGATAATAGCACCGGTGAAAAGCCCCGCAAACAGAGATGGCAGAACCATCTTAGTCTTAAAACATAGAATTATGGCTACTAGAGGCGGTAAAGCTGCCCATATTCCGTAAGACTCCATAACAAAACCTCCTTAAGATCAAATGACGCTCATCCCACAGGCCAGATAATCTTCCTGTTCCATCCCACGTTTACCGATATATATCCGTTTAACTCTCTATCCAAAGTCTCATCTCCGGTATCAACCAAAAGTGTACGACCGAAGAGCTCGTCCATCTTGTCGGGGGTGGCCAGGACGATTATGTTCGACTTTCCCACGGACCTTATCACCGATGGGCTGAACTGCTGGTTACCTCTGCCGAAGATAAAACCCTGTCCACCGATGGGGGAGACAATTATTTTCGCCTCTCCTTCGTGACCATAGAGGAGTGATCCTATCTCCCTCTCCGTTAGATCCTTCCCTATCAGCCTGCCGTCGAGAACGGCGTCTACACCCAACAGAGTTCCCTCAAGGCCCATGCGGTTGGACAGAGCTCTTACAGTAGAGCCTGACCCCAGAAGGTAAAGGACACCTCTTTTCATGGAGTCTGCGACGAAGGCGGCGGCCTCCTCAAGTCGAACCTGGGAGTTCTCTATGTGCCTTCCCGCCTTTTTGACCTGCATGGATCGACCGGAGATGGGAACCCTCATATAGCCGAAAAGCCTTGCCCTCAC
The sequence above is a segment of the Dethiosulfovibrio salsuginis genome. Coding sequences within it:
- a CDS encoding Na+/H+ antiporter NhaC family protein, which translates into the protein MESYGIWAALPPLVAIILCFKTKMVLPSLFAGLFTGAIIVSGGNVLSGVGYALETIVQNVVDPWNARLLLFTLFMGVGISFIWRLGGSLALAEQAKKKFKTRRSVCLGAWGLGMGTSINDCLVAAVDGNVFRDVCKEYKISSEKFSYVLDSTAAPAAALFISDWIAYQIGMIQQGLDIAGITTITPVEAYVKTIPFNLYSIFTLFFVGVLMYTRKDYGPMMKAEVRALTTGKFTRDGATPMLDVGNELGEPISTRPMVITFVLPLVTAFLVILFGLYWTGREGTTLMTALENSDASIALLWGAFAMASTGVLMALVTRIMDFKETMDTFMDGFKLMVLTASILVMAWSLGAITKEMGLAQYIIQQIGTSLPFVALPVIVFILSIIIAFATGTSWGTMAIMTPLAIPLAYNMTGDPSTSSAIAGVVLSGAIFGDHCSPISDTTVMSSIFSGADHIDHVSTQLPYALTVAAVVLMMYVLYGLFRVSPMILIPLGMAILVVLQRVLHVGYSRFLGIVEPSQEAL
- a CDS encoding ATP-NAD kinase family protein: MIKLGLIVNPIAGMGGSVALKGTDGKALEKAISLGAVPKCHHRVASALSEGSGWNVRWVTCSGKMGEAVLGSLGIDCTVIPSFGDKTTGQDTIRAARAMVEEKVDLLIFAGGDGTARDVASVVGEELPVLGVPGGVKIHSAVFAKTPKLAGGLIRDYVSGNLRETHLGEVMDIDEDLFRMGQVRARLFGYMRVPISGRSMQVKKAGRHIENSQVRLEEAAAFVADSMKRGVLYLLGSGSTVRALSNRMGLEGTLLGVDAVLDGRLIGKDLTEREIGSLLYGHEGEAKIIVSPIGGQGFIFGRGNQQFSPSVIRSVGKSNIIVLATPDKMDELFGRTLLVDTGDETLDRELNGYISVNVGWNRKIIWPVG